A single region of the Anopheles funestus chromosome X, idAnoFuneDA-416_04, whole genome shotgun sequence genome encodes:
- the LOC125774386 gene encoding uncharacterized protein LOC125774386: MLDGSWFFGKLIIPLLMAEITLHGTHQPNGISLVMATDANNPTGANDVPLNCLEHTVTSGTFDEYYGLEDIGNEPSSNYLVNVSFTVEVRNRQEELAVLLSGQNRSYQHPDFARTYEMRLTNVYTVMYRETLKMQAYHSPTDKLFPADIFRLRFLLSRDGNLTVLVNDNAKRPLLAVVDERQALEVQYVSFSSRMNAYPVRFFLGCGLPQYRAIELIAESVGSPTNLPLVDGSCPVCPKQRCEVVVKACADNSKDPNGAAGNGELEQQKYYFYFNLYLMKNRTKSNVLTGSGVRKPSDDGL, translated from the exons ATGTTGGACGGTTCGtggttttttggcaaattaATCATTCCACTGCTGATGGCAGAAATAACACTGCACGGAACGCATCAACCTAACGGCATCTCGTTGGTAATGGCCACCGACGCAAACAACCCAACCGGAGCGAACGATG TGCCATTGAACTGTTTGGAGCACACGGTAACGTCCGGGACATTCGACGAATACTACGGACTGGAGGATATTGGGAACGAACCGTCCAGCAACTATCTGGTAAATGTCAGCTTCACCGTGGAGGTACGCAACCGACAGGAAGAGTTGGCTGTACTACTCTCGGGTCAGAACCGTTCTTATCAACATCCAGACTTTGCTCGGACGTACGAAATGCGCCTAACGAACGTCTACACGGTGATGTATCGGGAAACGCTCAAAATGCAGGCTTACCACAGCCCAACGGATAAACTATTCCCGGCGGATATCTTCCGGCTACGGTTTCTGCTTAGCCGCGACGGTAACCTAACCGTGCTGGTGAATGACAACGCGAAGCGCCCATTGCTAGCGGTCGTCGACGAACGGCAGGCTCTGGAGGTGCAGTACGTGAGCTTTTCGTCGCGCATGAACGCCTACCCGGTGCGGTTCTTTCTAGGCTGTGGTCTACCACAGTACAGAGCGATCGAGCTGATCGCCGAGTCGGTAGGATCACCAACCAACCTGCCATTAGTCGACGGTTCCTGTCCCGTCTGTCCGAAGCAGCGCTGTGAAGTGGTCGTTAAGGCATGTGCGGACAACAGCAAGGATCCGAACGGAGCCGCCGGCAACGGGGAGCTAGAGCAGCAGAAGTACTACTTCTACTTTAATCTCTACCTGATGAAGAACAGAACCAAATCGAACGTACTTACCGGGAGTGGCGTACGTAAACCATCCGATGATGGGCTGTAG
- the LOC125774299 gene encoding uncharacterized protein LOC125774299 codes for MAFRVLFGILCLGAQAFLSLHGTSSGTDEASQIAAQHVGENCEHHTTTTSQFEEYFDIDRIGNNRTEQNVVDFTLFVQVRNMQEELAILLSASNRSRQHPDYGRTYEVRISNVYTVIYKETLRMSAHHSHNFNFFPGEQFRLRIQITRAGHITVSIPGLQKSLILTVHDERPPIEVSYISFGSRMNAYPVTFYFRCVDAALAATMARKQPAETVDGSESDSAGGLPGDQQTSLPSQPMNDAEEDVARQPTEEDDHDEPDEEAGDVGGGGGESNRQRQTTSGDQSTKCPVCPKPEKCEVIVKACSDTSKDLLMQASGTDSEKQKYFFYFNVYLSSKNEKGGKVPIADATNQIA; via the exons ATGGCGTTTCGCGTACTGTTTGGGATACTGTGTCTGGGAGCCCAGGCATTCCTAAGCTTGCACGGAACATCCAGTGGAACAGACGAAGCTAGCCAGATCGCTGCTCAACATG TGGGCGAAAACTGTGAACATCACACAACTACAACAAGCCAGTTTGAGGAATACTTCGACATTGATCGCATCGGCAACAATCGCACGGAGCAGAATGTCGTCGACTTCACACTATTTGTGCAGGTGCGTAACATGCAGGAAGAGTTAGCGATCCTGCTGTCCGCTAGCAATCGATCACGTCAGCATCCGGACTATGGGCGAACGTACGAGGTACGTATCAGCAACGTGTACACCGTCATCTACAAGGAAACGCTCCGGATGTCCGCCCACCACAGTCACAATTTCAACTTCTTCCCGGGTGAACAATTTCGGCTGCGCATCCAAATAACACGCGCCGGTCATATTACTGTCTCCATACCGGGTCTTCAGAAATCTCTCATCCTTACCGTGCATGACGAACGTCCACCGATCGAGGTATCGTACATCAGCTTCGGATCACGCATGAACGCGTATCCGGTGACGTTCTACTTTCGCTGTGTAGATGCAGCGCTAGCTGCGACGATGGCACGCAAACAACCGGCCGAAACCGTTGACGGTTCCGAGTCGGATTCAGCTGGCGGTTTACCAGGAGATCAGCAAACCTCCTTACCTTCCCAGCCGATGAACGACGCGGAGGAGGATGTGGCGCGACAACCAACAGAGGAAGACGACCACGATGAGCCGGACGAGGAAGCAGGcgatgttggtggtggtggtggtgagagCAATCGCCAAAGACAAACCACATCCGGTGATCAGTCCACAAAATGTCCCGTCTGTCCAAAGCCGGAAAAATGTGAAGTTATCGTAAAAGCGTGCTCGGACACTTCCAAGGATTTATTGATGCAAGCATCCGGTACGGATAGTGAAAAGCAGAAGTATTTCTTCTACTTTAATGTTTACCTAAGCAGCAAGAACGAGAAAGGCGGCAAGGTACCAATTGCCGACGCCACCAATCAGATCGCATAG
- the LOC125774316 gene encoding uncharacterized protein LOC125774316 produces MSLAVSRVRPLFRWLLPMLLLANAALEVHGHGRMMEPPARNAMWRFGFPNPVNYNDNELFCGGYAVQWEQNQGSCGVCGDAYNLRSPRPHEAGGEYGKGIVSRRYVAGQEVEVEIELTANHMGRFELYLCPNNNPNAEATQECFDRYPLYLSGTREVRFFIPPDSKKKDVFRYRVQLPLYVSCTQCVLQWTYFTGNMWGRCDNGTESVGCGRPETFRNCADISIVSNTGGRPPLFVGNNNPFLLYYRDFRDPKPDNVYPLIIRDQVCLPTATYRSFIGMEDWCQNNCLRYPPNCPETVCHCPQTCEAIGELRGREGADVYCLDQCLNFKSNCPADRCRCY; encoded by the exons ATGAGCTTGGCAGTGTCTAGGGTGCGGCCACTGTTCCGATGGTTGCTCCCAATGTTGCTGCTCGCTAACGCTGCGCTAGAGGTGCACGGACATGGCCGCATGATGGAACCGCCGGCACGCAATGCGATGTGGCGCTTCGGTTTTCCAAATCCGGTCAACTACAACGATAACGAGCTGTTTTGCGGTGGGTACGCGGTACAGTGGGAACAGAACCAGGGCAGCTGTGGCGTTTGTGGCGATGCGTACAACTTACGGTCGCCCCGACCGCATGAGGCGGGCGGCGAGTATGGTAAGGGTATCGTGTCGCGTCGGTACGTAGCCGGACAGGAGGTTGAGGTGGAGATCGAACTGACCGCTAATCATATGGGCCGGTTCGAGCTGTACCTCTGTCCGAACAATAATCCGAACGCGGAAGCGACCCAAGAATGCTTCGATCGTTATCCGTTGTATCTTAGCGGTACACGGGAGGTTCGGTTCTTCATTCCACCGGACTCGAAGAAAAAGGACGTGTTTCGGTATCGTGTGCAGCTGCCGTTATATGTTAGCTGCACGCAATGCGTACTGCAGTGGACGTACTTTACCGGTAATATGTGGGGAAGGTGTGACAACGGTACCGAGTCCGTTGGATGCGGTAGACCAG aaacgttccGGAACTGTGCGGACATCAGCATCGTGTCGAATACTGGTGGCCGGCCACCACTATTCGTAGGCAATAATAACCCATTCCTGCTGTACTACCGAGATTTCCGCGACCCCAAGCCGGACAATGTTTATCCACTCATCATCCG GGATCAGGTGTGTCTACCCACTGCGACCTACCGCAGCTTTATCGGAATGGAAGATTGGTGCCAGAACAACTGCCTACGCTATCCACCCAACTGTCCGGAAACGGTGTGCCACTGCCC ACAAACGTGCGAAGCGATCGGTGAGCTGCGAGGCCGCGAGGGAGCCGACGTATACTGTCTGGACCAGTGTCTCAACTTCAAGTCCAACTGCCCAGCCGACAGATGTCGTTGCTACTGA